In Streptomyces sp. NBC_01439, the following are encoded in one genomic region:
- a CDS encoding NADPH:quinone oxidoreductase family protein gives MQAWRVHTPGEPREALRLEEIPEPVPGEGEVRLQVLAANLNFPDALLVRGQYQIRPPLPFTPGVEICGLTDDGRRVIATPSLPHGGFAEYVIASERALLPAPEALSDAEAAALHIGYQTGWFGLHRRARLQPGETLLVHAAAGGVGSAAVQLGKAAGASVIGVVGGKAKARTAEELGCDLVIDRTAEDVVSRVKEFTGGRGADVVYDPVGGASYTASTKCVAFEGRIVVVGFASGDIPAPALNHALVKNYSILGLHWGLYAAKDPAAILSCHTELTRLAADGTIKPLISELVALPGVADAVQRLADGTTTGRIVLAMPRQPGVSR, from the coding sequence CCCGGCGAGGGCGAGGTGCGGCTCCAGGTCCTCGCGGCGAACCTCAACTTCCCCGACGCGCTGCTCGTCCGCGGCCAGTACCAGATCCGCCCGCCGCTGCCCTTCACCCCCGGCGTCGAGATCTGCGGCCTCACCGACGACGGCCGCCGCGTCATCGCCACCCCGAGCCTGCCCCACGGCGGCTTCGCCGAGTACGTCATCGCGTCCGAGCGGGCCCTGCTCCCGGCCCCCGAGGCCCTGAGCGACGCCGAGGCCGCGGCCCTGCACATCGGCTACCAGACGGGCTGGTTCGGCCTGCACCGCCGGGCGCGCCTCCAGCCGGGCGAGACCCTGCTCGTGCACGCCGCCGCCGGCGGGGTCGGCAGCGCCGCCGTCCAACTCGGCAAGGCCGCAGGCGCCAGCGTCATCGGGGTCGTCGGAGGCAAGGCGAAGGCGCGCACCGCCGAGGAACTCGGCTGCGACCTGGTGATCGACCGTACGGCCGAGGACGTCGTCTCCCGCGTGAAGGAGTTCACCGGCGGGCGCGGCGCCGACGTGGTCTACGACCCCGTCGGCGGCGCCTCGTACACCGCCTCCACCAAGTGCGTGGCCTTCGAGGGCCGCATCGTCGTCGTCGGCTTCGCGAGCGGAGACATCCCCGCCCCCGCCCTCAACCACGCCCTCGTCAAGAACTACTCGATCCTCGGCCTCCACTGGGGCCTGTACGCCGCCAAGGACCCGGCCGCGATCCTCTCCTGCCACACCGAACTCACCCGCCTCGCCGCCGACGGCACCATCAAACCCCTGATCAGCGAACTCGTCGCACTCCCCGGCGTCGCCGACGCCGTACAGCGCCTCGCCGACGGGACCACCACCGGCCGGATCGTCCTGGCCATGCCCCGGCAGCCGGG